A part of Candidatus Stoquefichus sp. SB1 genomic DNA contains:
- a CDS encoding type II toxin-antitoxin system PemK/MazF family toxin, whose product MNRGEIYYADLSPVVGSEQGGYRPVLILQNNKGNKYSTTVIVAPISSRMTKNDLPTHVIIEPDFLEKKSVILLEQIRTIDKKRIDEKLGSLSYSIMERVNQAIKTSLDIR is encoded by the coding sequence ATGAATAGGGGAGAAATATATTATGCTGACTTATCTCCTGTTGTAGGCAGCGAACAAGGTGGTTATAGACCTGTATTGATATTGCAGAACAATAAAGGAAATAAATATTCTACAACAGTGATTGTAGCACCTATCTCATCACGTATGACTAAAAATGACTTACCTACCCATGTGATTATTGAACCAGATTTTTTAGAAAAAAAATCTGTCATATTGTTAGAACAAATTAGAACAATTGATAAAAAAAGAATTGATGAGAAACTAGGGAGTCTATCTTATAGTATTATGGAAAGAGTCAATCAGGCCATTAAAACAAGTTTAGACATCAGATAA
- a CDS encoding DUF975 family protein — protein sequence MNISSIKNRANEVLMTNKPEFIRILTILMLVGLIPSLFSGTANVLARFISIAINILFLTFHHGYIVSSLKMVRNNAQALNDDDAFVGFRRFKELFPTYLLTSVVIWAVLAVAIFILVFVVTLFFGTAFSGIDSLISSAAFNGASAYTILSYIVAYSPSIIFVVLLMFFIIIILAVVVSTFLFAVPYLLEQYNITTMDAIKESFQMMKDHIWDLIKLQLSFFAWIIVIAIVESIIAELLSFIPMLGSIIALIASGFLGIYTYLPQYYLSQAIFFEELAYHRYENKYQYNGEESHV from the coding sequence ATGAATATTTCAAGTATTAAAAATAGAGCGAATGAAGTTTTAATGACAAATAAACCTGAATTTATAAGGATTTTAACTATTTTAATGTTGGTTGGATTAATTCCATCATTATTTAGTGGCACTGCCAATGTATTAGCAAGATTTATATCAATAGCAATCAATATTCTTTTCTTAACATTTCACCATGGCTATATTGTGAGTTCACTTAAAATGGTAAGAAATAATGCACAAGCATTAAATGACGATGATGCTTTTGTTGGTTTTAGAAGATTTAAAGAACTGTTTCCTACATACCTGTTAACATCAGTTGTTATATGGGCAGTCCTTGCTGTAGCTATCTTTATTCTTGTATTTGTAGTTACATTATTTTTTGGAACAGCTTTTTCTGGAATAGACAGTCTGATTTCTAGTGCTGCATTTAATGGTGCATCTGCTTATACAATTTTAAGCTATATTGTGGCATATTCACCATCAATTATTTTTGTTGTACTTCTGATGTTTTTTATTATCATTATTTTAGCAGTTGTTGTTTCAACATTTTTATTTGCTGTTCCATACTTACTTGAACAGTACAATATAACAACAATGGATGCTATTAAAGAGTCATTTCAAATGATGAAAGATCATATCTGGGATTTAATTAAATTACAATTATCTTTCTTTGCTTGGATTATTGTTATTGCCATTGTCGAATCAATCATTGCAGAATTATTATCATTTATTCCTATGCTAGGATCAATAATTGCTTTAATTGCATCAGGGTTTTTAGGAATTTACACATATTTGCCACAATATTACTTATCTCAGGCAATTTTCTTTGAAGAGTTAGCGTATCATCGTTATGAAAATAAATACCAATATAATGGAGAAGAATCACATGTTTAA
- a CDS encoding CPBP family intramembrane glutamic endopeptidase, whose amino-acid sequence MFNNNFTRKLSTQSKWMFMLVILPLYMFCASLIGSAVLKFLIVTFSWNIDYNSMNTYLNFGVDLFSACLVGWVLKDTMIQQWKDFKIDLKNNLIYGLLIGTVLIYVVGIIGGLITLMLGGGASSENQSLIQTLTLAHPLLMFVTTVIFAPILEEMVFRGIVFSWTYELHPIVAHLLSGFIFGFVHIMMSVLSGNLFEWVQIFSYFFMGLVLSYLYEKKNNIYVPILTHATNNLISMLMILF is encoded by the coding sequence ATGTTTAATAACAATTTTACAAGAAAATTATCAACACAGTCTAAATGGATGTTTATGCTCGTTATTTTACCATTATATATGTTTTGTGCGTCTTTAATTGGAAGTGCTGTTCTTAAGTTTCTTATTGTGACTTTTTCATGGAATATAGATTATAATTCAATGAATACTTATCTGAATTTTGGAGTAGATTTATTCAGTGCATGTCTTGTAGGCTGGGTTTTAAAGGATACAATGATTCAACAGTGGAAAGATTTTAAAATAGATTTAAAAAACAATCTTATATATGGATTGCTGATTGGGACTGTACTTATTTATGTTGTTGGAATTATTGGTGGTTTGATTACATTAATGTTAGGTGGCGGAGCATCTAGCGAGAATCAGAGTCTTATTCAAACATTAACATTAGCACATCCTTTACTAATGTTTGTAACAACTGTTATTTTTGCTCCTATTTTAGAAGAGATGGTTTTTAGAGGGATCGTATTTAGTTGGACATATGAACTTCATCCAATTGTTGCTCATTTGTTATCAGGATTTATTTTTGGATTTGTTCATATTATGATGTCTGTGCTTTCTGGAAATTTATTTGAGTGGGTACAAATATTCTCATATTTCTTTATGGGTCTTGTTTTAAGTTATTTGTATGAGAAAAAGAATAACATTTATGTACCTATCTTAACACATGCTACAAATAATCTTATTTCCATGTTAATGATTTTATTTTAA
- a CDS encoding ISL3 family transposase codes for MKAIDAPPLLEDGELLNTTIMPIISENDILKFFNLEKDDIQEFRITHQSDGIYICIRLNVKYHQCPVCGQMTDKIKDYSQKKIIHSVLNYSQCFIIYEARRYRCPHCHKTFFEHNPFVFGSSRISVATVSNILRDLKLPNETFTSVARRYHVSVTSVINIFDDHVRISRRPLPACLGIDEVYAFKTYKSKFVCVLVDCTDQKIVDVLPTRKKDDLISYFMLIPREEREKVLYCSFDMWETYRIVARHVFPNASCCIDKFHVVQELGRRMDKVRISAQKKYMTQIRELQQKKKNIGLTKEEEYIYEEASRHYYVLKKFNWMFISTDNRIFDPNEEKRYNRRLEGYYNYYDLFDYMVKYDRELDIAYDLKDSVTRFYRQCHYEDAKKKLEEIIIDFRCCPIEEMSQFANTLTRWKQEIINSFMIVDREKNRKMNTAIVENRNKSIKLIKHASNGYLNWERFRNKILFSLNSDTTYYLNIIKKEDK; via the coding sequence ATGAAGGCTATCGATGCACCACCTCTTTTGGAAGATGGTGAACTGCTCAATACTACCATTATGCCTATTATTTCCGAAAATGATATTCTCAAGTTCTTCAATCTTGAAAAAGATGATATTCAGGAATTCAGAATCACCCATCAGTCAGATGGAATTTACATCTGCATCAGACTGAATGTCAAATATCATCAGTGTCCTGTATGTGGTCAGATGACTGATAAAATTAAGGATTATTCTCAAAAAAAGATTATTCATTCCGTTCTTAATTATTCCCAGTGCTTTATCATATACGAAGCCAGAAGATATCGCTGTCCTCACTGTCACAAAACATTCTTTGAACACAATCCCTTTGTATTTGGAAGTTCCAGAATCTCTGTAGCGACTGTATCCAATATCCTCAGAGATCTTAAGCTTCCCAATGAAACATTCACATCTGTTGCCAGGCGTTATCATGTTTCAGTAACCTCCGTCATCAATATCTTTGATGATCATGTCCGTATTTCCAGGAGACCTCTTCCTGCATGTCTGGGTATTGATGAGGTTTATGCATTCAAGACTTATAAAAGCAAATTTGTCTGTGTGCTGGTTGACTGTACTGACCAGAAGATTGTTGATGTCCTGCCAACACGTAAAAAGGATGACCTGATCAGCTACTTTATGCTTATTCCCAGAGAAGAGCGTGAAAAGGTGCTGTACTGTTCGTTTGACATGTGGGAAACCTACAGGATTGTTGCCAGACACGTCTTTCCCAATGCAAGCTGCTGTATCGACAAGTTTCATGTTGTTCAGGAACTGGGGCGAAGAATGGATAAAGTCAGAATATCAGCTCAGAAAAAGTACATGACACAGATCAGGGAACTTCAACAAAAAAAGAAGAATATCGGCCTTACAAAAGAAGAGGAATATATATACGAGGAAGCATCCAGACACTACTATGTGCTTAAAAAATTTAACTGGATGTTCATCTCAACTGACAACAGAATATTTGATCCCAATGAGGAAAAGAGATACAACAGAAGACTGGAAGGATACTACAACTATTATGATCTGTTTGATTATATGGTGAAGTATGACAGAGAACTTGATATCGCCTATGACCTTAAGGACAGTGTTACCCGTTTCTACAGACAGTGTCATTATGAAGACGCAAAGAAAAAACTGGAAGAAATCATTATCGACTTCAGGTGCTGTCCTATAGAAGAGATGAGCCAGTTCGCCAACACTCTGACAAGATGGAAGCAGGAAATCATCAATTCCTTTATGATTGTAGACAGGGAGAAAAACAGAAAGATGAATACTGCGATTGTAGAGAACCGCAATAAAAGCATCAAGCTGATCAAACATGCATCAAATGGATACCTGAACTGGGAACGTTTCAGAAACAAAATCTTATTTTCACTTAACAGTGATACAACCTATTATCTCAATATTATAAAAAAGGAGGACAAATAA
- a CDS encoding phosphatase PAP2 family protein yields MKAFVNKMKRIDIRFAFFMTQFYDHSLLNEMMKFISSCGDFGMSWLIVILISNMIEKTRSMSIHMLIALIAATLIGQVTIKTLVRRKRPCHTYPDVPLLIPTPSDLSFPSGHTTSSFACSTVMLFFNPLLGIIGYIYATLTAISRLYLFVHYLSDVLCGIILGISIGIGVCLF; encoded by the coding sequence ATGAAAGCGTTCGTGAATAAAATGAAAAGAATTGATATTCGCTTTGCTTTTTTTATGACTCAATTTTATGATCATTCTCTTTTAAATGAAATGATGAAATTCATTAGCTCTTGTGGAGATTTTGGCATGAGTTGGTTAATTGTTATCTTAATTAGTAATATGATAGAGAAAACAAGATCAATGTCTATTCATATGCTGATTGCTTTAATTGCTGCCACGCTTATTGGTCAGGTGACAATTAAAACACTTGTTAGAAGAAAAAGACCATGTCATACATATCCAGATGTTCCACTCTTGATTCCTACACCTAGTGATTTATCTTTTCCATCTGGCCATACGACATCTTCTTTTGCTTGTAGTACTGTTATGTTATTCTTTAATCCATTACTTGGTATTATTGGTTATATTTATGCAACTTTAACAGCAATTTCAAGATTATACTTATTTGTTCATTATTTAAGTGATGTTCTTTGTGGGATTATTTTAGGAATTAGCATTGGAATTGGTGTTTGTTTATTTTAA
- a CDS encoding HAD family hydrolase yields the protein MYIQSINQTKVVIIPLDGTIFDLNRYRYNYYHHMCEKQQKTLSINTFYLHLSNMYDMYKELPLSQQLDVGPLNARIEREMFQYLSYKGIEPKEGFLELLEYLHQKHIPIAVMSTHRTKDAVQYLKMCHLYHKVHFIIGSDTSSMPLPSTQMLETIRDHFQVQNDETLVISSFMALNEAANQLKMNVIYCEDLIPAGSPEKQSSYKTVHNLFEVLNTLLFDRYEEIEMYSPILGMNGRMNKDELTDVKNKLKKTYQDDEQIIHLIDKTYAYYISQLQEQTIKDGSVLMQKTGAKKRFHFDDDMSSNITEHDISQIAKEEASQPLEESTEVVQETEPTSLHINPLDKQEEEELTALLQQINHKKDNAAPVKSVMDMGEIESIIEDYQEDENIENDEEQGSMILNFGFNTIYTFAISFLFLFIGLIIYIAFIHQFDDNQGPFLILNTFFGYYYHIIETVFRFILDGLHSLLSFIPSYLQYSVDNGMFSTDGIILLNIFIFQSLIIGIIKIIIYFMKRGHKNESVRE from the coding sequence ATGTATATACAGTCTATCAATCAGACAAAGGTTGTGATTATACCATTGGATGGAACAATTTTTGACTTAAATAGATATCGATATAATTATTATCATCACATGTGTGAAAAACAACAAAAGACATTATCAATAAATACATTCTATCTACATCTTTCTAATATGTATGATATGTATAAAGAACTTCCATTGAGCCAACAATTAGATGTAGGACCACTTAATGCTAGAATTGAAAGAGAGATGTTTCAATATTTAAGTTATAAAGGCATTGAGCCAAAAGAAGGATTTTTAGAACTATTAGAATATTTACATCAAAAACATATTCCAATTGCTGTAATGTCTACTCATCGTACTAAAGATGCTGTTCAATATTTGAAGATGTGCCATCTTTATCATAAAGTTCATTTCATTATTGGTAGTGATACGTCAAGTATGCCTCTACCTTCTACTCAAATGTTAGAGACCATTAGAGACCACTTTCAGGTGCAAAATGATGAAACATTAGTTATTTCATCATTTATGGCTTTAAACGAAGCTGCTAATCAATTAAAAATGAACGTTATATATTGTGAAGATTTAATTCCGGCAGGTAGTCCTGAAAAACAATCATCTTATAAAACTGTTCATAATCTTTTTGAAGTTTTAAATACTTTATTATTTGATCGTTATGAAGAGATTGAGATGTATTCACCTATCTTAGGAATGAATGGTCGAATGAATAAAGATGAATTGACAGATGTTAAAAATAAATTAAAAAAAACATATCAAGATGATGAACAAATTATCCATTTAATTGATAAAACATATGCTTATTATATCTCTCAGCTACAAGAGCAAACAATTAAAGACGGTAGTGTTCTCATGCAAAAAACTGGAGCTAAAAAGAGATTCCATTTTGATGATGATATGTCTTCAAATATAACTGAACATGATATTTCTCAAATAGCCAAAGAAGAAGCATCTCAGCCTCTTGAAGAATCAACAGAGGTCGTTCAAGAAACTGAACCAACATCATTGCATATTAATCCTTTAGATAAACAGGAAGAGGAAGAGTTAACTGCTCTTTTACAACAAATTAATCATAAAAAAGATAATGCTGCCCCCGTAAAAAGTGTAATGGATATGGGTGAAATTGAAAGTATTATTGAAGATTACCAAGAGGATGAGAATATAGAAAATGATGAAGAGCAAGGATCAATGATTCTTAATTTTGGTTTTAATACAATTTATACTTTTGCAATATCTTTTCTATTTTTATTTATTGGATTAATTATTTATATTGCATTTATTCATCAATTTGATGATAATCAAGGTCCATTTCTTATTTTAAATACCTTTTTTGGGTATTATTATCATATCATTGAAACAGTTTTTCGTTTTATATTAGATGGACTTCACTCTTTATTGTCTTTTATTCCATCTTATCTTCAATATTCAGTAGATAATGGAATGTTTTCTACTGATGGTATTATTTTATTAAATATTTTTATATTCCAAAGTCTTATAATCGGAATCATAAAGATAATCATATATTTTATGAAAAGAGGTCATAAAAATGAAAGCGTTCGTGAATAA
- a CDS encoding aminotransferase-like domain-containing protein gives MKKYEQLAKHIEQQILSHHYHQGEKLPSITQLSKEHHCSKATVIKCYEKLIEQHLIYVKSQSGYYVADGFLKTASSHERFTLDTGNPIVSATSLIDAKHCLSIAIEQYSESSLNISLQGVESLRHILPDFLSSLGIYAQEDSIYLIQGVTQMLSFLSSLEFDNHHQYILIEEPTYSYYVQFLKSMNIPVLTIQRDENGINLKELQQLFSKYDIKFFYTVPRNHNPLGTTLNTYTRQKIAELALKYNVYIIEDDYFAHCSYSPRYLPISYYMEGQNCIYLTSFSKIIPYIRIGICVIPTHFKTLFEKLIHQSYYYSYQLPSLISQATLESYLRSSLYQKQIKILQDQLSKDYQIIEKITQQWDSQIAYPLYDQSGYYLSLKINQTIQLDILQTNLLAQNIKIARNERCFYHQENFNHTLRLSLARIHPHDLEEALNLIYQTLLQYLIKNSAYND, from the coding sequence ATGAAAAAATATGAACAACTTGCAAAACACATTGAACAACAAATATTATCTCATCATTATCATCAGGGTGAAAAACTGCCATCTATCACTCAGTTGTCAAAAGAACATCATTGCAGCAAAGCAACTGTTATCAAATGTTATGAAAAACTTATAGAACAACATCTCATTTATGTAAAGTCACAAAGTGGTTATTATGTGGCTGACGGTTTCTTAAAAACGGCTTCTTCACATGAACGTTTTACTTTAGATACTGGTAATCCTATTGTTTCAGCCACATCATTAATAGATGCAAAACATTGCTTATCCATTGCTATTGAACAATATTCTGAATCATCCTTAAATATTTCATTACAAGGTGTTGAATCATTACGTCATATTTTACCAGATTTTTTATCTTCTCTAGGTATTTACGCACAAGAAGATTCAATATATCTTATTCAGGGAGTTACTCAGATGTTATCGTTTCTCTCTTCACTAGAATTTGATAATCATCATCAATATATTCTTATTGAAGAACCCACTTATAGTTATTATGTACAATTTTTAAAGTCTATGAACATACCTGTTTTAACAATTCAAAGAGATGAAAATGGAATTAATTTAAAAGAATTACAGCAATTATTTTCCAAATATGATATTAAATTTTTTTATACAGTACCACGAAATCACAATCCCCTTGGAACAACCTTAAACACATACACACGTCAAAAAATTGCTGAACTTGCTTTAAAATATAATGTTTATATCATTGAAGATGATTATTTTGCACATTGTTCATATTCACCACGTTATCTTCCTATCAGTTATTACATGGAAGGACAAAATTGTATATATCTAACAAGTTTTTCTAAAATCATCCCCTACATACGTATTGGCATTTGTGTAATTCCAACTCATTTCAAAACTCTATTTGAAAAACTGATTCATCAGTCTTATTATTATTCATATCAATTACCATCATTGATTTCACAAGCAACCCTAGAGTCATATTTAAGAAGTTCGCTCTATCAAAAACAAATCAAAATATTGCAAGATCAATTAAGCAAAGACTATCAGATTATAGAAAAAATCACCCAGCAGTGGGATTCTCAAATTGCCTATCCTCTTTATGATCAATCAGGTTATTACTTAAGCCTCAAAATAAATCAAACCATCCAATTAGATATTCTTCAAACAAATTTACTTGCTCAAAACATTAAAATTGCTAGAAATGAAAGATGCTTCTATCATCAAGAAAACTTCAATCACACTCTACGTTTAAGTCTGGCAAGAATTCATCCACATGATTTAGAAGAAGCATTAAATCTTATTTATCAAACCCTTCTTCAATATCTTATTAAAAACTCTGCTTATAATGATTAG
- a CDS encoding 6-phospho-beta-glucosidase, producing the protein MKKEAVKIVTIGGGSSYTPELVEGFIKRYAQLPVKELWLVDIEEGKEKLETVGALAQRMVKKAGLPMKVILSYDRREALKDADFVTTQMRIGRLPARVADERIPLSHGMIGQETNGAGGMFKAFRTIPVILDIVRDMEELCPDAWLINFTNPAGIVTEAVLKHTHFKKVIGLCNVPVNMVAGIAKILGVDESRVTLELQGVNHFIFATNVFLDGHSVMDEIVEKYANISAEDTIAMKNFVSLPYSPSFIRGLHAIPCPYHNYYFFTKEQLQDELKEFDEGRVRGEVVSQVEKELFELYADEELEIKPKQLEQRGGAKYSDAACNLIESIYTNKGDIQYVDVRNNGAISNLPQDSAVEVACRITSDGPIPLATGDCRFAINGYIQMMKSFEQMVVEAAIKGDRDLAITAMNFNPLCPSDTENNIVFDELLEAHKDYLPQFFK; encoded by the coding sequence ATGAAAAAAGAAGCAGTAAAAATAGTAACAATTGGTGGTGGGAGTAGTTATACTCCAGAATTGGTGGAAGGATTTATTAAAAGATATGCCCAGCTTCCTGTTAAAGAATTATGGTTAGTAGATATTGAAGAAGGGAAAGAAAAATTAGAAACAGTAGGGGCCCTTGCTCAAAGAATGGTCAAAAAAGCTGGATTACCAATGAAGGTTATTTTAAGCTATGATCGAAGAGAAGCATTAAAGGATGCTGATTTTGTAACAACACAAATGAGAATTGGACGTTTACCTGCACGTGTCGCTGATGAGCGAATTCCATTAAGTCATGGAATGATCGGTCAAGAAACAAATGGAGCTGGTGGAATGTTTAAAGCTTTTCGTACTATTCCTGTTATTTTAGATATTGTTAGAGATATGGAAGAATTATGTCCAGATGCATGGCTAATTAATTTTACAAATCCTGCAGGTATTGTGACTGAAGCGGTACTTAAACATACTCATTTTAAAAAGGTTATTGGACTATGCAATGTTCCTGTAAATATGGTGGCAGGTATTGCAAAAATTCTAGGAGTAGATGAAAGTCGTGTAACTTTAGAATTACAAGGTGTTAATCATTTTATTTTCGCTACAAATGTTTTTTTAGATGGTCATTCAGTTATGGATGAAATCGTTGAAAAATATGCAAATATTTCGGCTGAAGATACGATTGCTATGAAAAACTTTGTATCATTACCATATTCTCCATCTTTTATTAGAGGTTTACATGCGATTCCTTGTCCATATCATAATTACTATTTCTTTACGAAAGAACAATTACAAGATGAATTAAAAGAGTTTGATGAAGGACGTGTTCGTGGTGAAGTAGTGAGTCAAGTTGAAAAAGAATTGTTTGAGTTATATGCTGATGAAGAATTAGAAATCAAACCAAAACAATTAGAACAACGTGGTGGAGCAAAATATTCTGATGCAGCATGTAATTTAATTGAATCCATTTATACTAATAAAGGTGATATACAATATGTTGATGTTAGAAATAATGGCGCAATTTCTAATTTACCACAAGATAGTGCAGTAGAAGTTGCATGTCGTATCACAAGTGATGGACCTATTCCACTTGCTACTGGAGATTGTCGTTTTGCTATTAATGGCTATATTCAAATGATGAAATCATTTGAACAAATGGTTGTGGAAGCAGCAATTAAAGGTGATCGTGATTTAGCAATTACAGCAATGAACTTTAATCCTCTTTGTCCAAGTGATACAGAAAATAATATTGTATTTGATGAACTTTTAGAAGCACATAAAGATTATTTACCACAATTTTTTAAATAA
- a CDS encoding NUDIX hydrolase, whose translation MEKELNRTVIFDGKIMQVTKEEVELEDGHHAFREVVYHHGGVCILAVKNHQILLVQQFRYPNRIQTLEIPAGKLEKDEDTKACAFRELEEETNHRAQEMKFIMKVLPSPGYTSEWLYLYEAIDFKEVDDSLECDDDEFIDVIKMDINEAYKKVLNGEIVDAKTVIAIMYAYTKDL comes from the coding sequence ATGGAAAAAGAATTAAATCGAACTGTTATTTTTGATGGAAAAATCATGCAAGTTACAAAAGAAGAAGTTGAATTAGAAGATGGACATCATGCTTTTCGTGAAGTTGTTTATCATCATGGTGGTGTCTGCATTTTAGCAGTTAAAAATCATCAGATTCTGCTTGTTCAGCAATTTAGATATCCCAATCGTATTCAAACATTAGAAATTCCAGCTGGAAAACTTGAAAAAGACGAAGATACCAAAGCCTGTGCTTTTCGTGAACTAGAAGAAGAAACAAATCATCGTGCCCAAGAAATGAAATTTATAATGAAAGTTTTACCATCTCCAGGCTATACGAGTGAATGGCTTTATTTGTATGAAGCTATTGATTTCAAAGAAGTTGATGACTCACTCGAATGTGATGATGATGAATTTATTGATGTCATAAAAATGGATATCAACGAAGCCTATAAAAAAGTTTTAAATGGTGAAATCGTCGATGCTAAGACTGTCATCGCTATTATGTATGCATACACAAAAGATCTATAA
- a CDS encoding RluA family pseudouridine synthase: protein MKKIEIDDNHANQRIDKYLKKLLCQAPTQLIYKMLRKKDIKVNGVRVKENYILQKGDIVELFLYDDKFKEYTQPQTIYDLKIEFSVLYEDENILIVGKPAGLLVHEDINEDLNTLSHQVLTYLYKQGEYDPEASLGFTPAPVHRLDRNTSGIVIFGKTMRALQDLNEMIKKRHCIEKSYLTICKGYMPSDDLIGYMKKESDQSLSRVVHKETPGALMMHTIVENKEANQDYSLLKVKLVTGRTHQIRIHLASLGHPIIGDSKYGDFELNKKIKKQYHLNYQFLHAYQIQFVKPIGCLKYLQDFVVTCPLPQNLLKIKNEIFGKK from the coding sequence ATGAAAAAAATAGAAATAGATGACAATCATGCAAATCAGAGAATTGATAAATATTTAAAGAAATTATTGTGCCAGGCACCTACACAATTGATTTATAAAATGTTAAGAAAAAAAGATATTAAGGTGAATGGTGTAAGAGTTAAAGAGAATTATATTCTTCAAAAAGGTGATATTGTTGAATTATTTTTATATGATGATAAATTCAAGGAATATACTCAACCTCAGACAATTTATGATTTAAAGATTGAATTTTCTGTATTGTATGAAGATGAAAATATTTTAATTGTGGGAAAACCTGCAGGATTATTGGTACATGAAGATATTAATGAAGATTTAAATACATTATCACATCAGGTATTAACTTATCTTTATAAACAAGGTGAATATGATCCTGAAGCATCTTTGGGATTTACTCCAGCTCCAGTTCATCGCCTTGATCGCAATACCAGTGGAATTGTCATTTTTGGAAAGACGATGCGTGCTTTACAAGATTTAAATGAAATGATTAAAAAGCGTCATTGTATTGAAAAGAGTTATTTAACGATTTGTAAAGGTTATATGCCTTCAGATGATTTAATTGGTTATATGAAAAAAGAAAGTGATCAATCATTATCAAGAGTCGTTCATAAAGAGACCCCAGGAGCATTAATGATGCATACAATTGTTGAAAATAAAGAAGCTAATCAAGATTATTCTTTACTAAAAGTCAAATTGGTTACTGGACGTACACATCAAATTCGTATTCATTTAGCAAGTTTAGGACATCCTATTATAGGTGATAGTAAGTATGGTGATTTTGAATTAAATAAAAAAATAAAAAAACAATATCATTTAAATTATCAGTTTTTACATGCATACCAGATTCAATTTGTTAAACCTATTGGTTGTTTGAAATATTTACAGGATTTTGTTGTGACATGTCCATTGCCTCAAAATCTGCTAAAAATTAAAAATGAAATCTTTGGTAAAAAATGA
- a CDS encoding ROK family protein, with product MKYYIGIDLGGTNVRTLLVDENGKSYSEVKDATEREKGPDYVCSKIMRQIESLDCSICGGLENVQGIGIGVPGPVDTEHGVMIMATNLPGFENYPICEKLSSRFNLPVFIDNDANVAGLAEALLGAGKGKTTCYYVTISTGIGGAFIVNGQLVSGGRGHAGEIGNIIVKNNGYKFGNLNPGAVEGEASGTAITRKGKEILGDDKVAHAGDVFRLADEGDVKAQGIVDECISELATMFANIAHTVDPHCFIVGGGVMKSKRYFYDKLVEQFNAKIHVGMRGYIPLLETELEDCGAIGAAMLPMSKLK from the coding sequence ATGAAATACTATATTGGAATTGATTTAGGTGGGACAAATGTTCGTACTCTTTTAGTTGATGAAAATGGAAAATCATATAGTGAAGTGAAAGACGCTACAGAAAGAGAAAAAGGACCAGACTATGTTTGTTCTAAAATTATGAGACAAATTGAAAGTTTAGATTGCTCAATTTGTGGAGGATTGGAAAATGTCCAGGGAATTGGAATTGGTGTACCAGGCCCTGTTGATACAGAACATGGTGTTATGATTATGGCAACAAATTTACCAGGATTTGAAAATTATCCTATTTGTGAGAAGTTATCAAGTCGCTTTAATTTGCCTGTCTTTATTGATAATGATGCAAATGTTGCTGGACTTGCAGAAGCTTTACTAGGAGCAGGTAAGGGAAAAACAACTTGTTATTATGTAACAATCTCAACTGGAATTGGAGGAGCATTTATTGTTAATGGTCAACTTGTTTCAGGTGGAAGAGGACATGCTGGGGAAATTGGTAATATTATTGTAAAGAACAATGGTTATAAGTTTGGAAATTTAAATCCAGGAGCTGTTGAAGGTGAAGCAAGTGGAACAGCTATCACACGTAAAGGAAAAGAAATTCTAGGTGATGATAAAGTTGCTCATGCAGGTGATGTATTTAGATTAGCTGATGAAGGTGATGTAAAAGCTCAGGGAATTGTTGATGAATGTATTAGTGAACTTGCAACAATGTTTGCAAATATTGCTCATACTGTGGATCCACACTGCTTTATTGTTGGTGGTGGGGTTATGAAATCTAAACGTTATTTCTATGATAAGTTAGTTGAACAATTCAATGCAAAAATCCATGTAGGTATGAGAGGATACATACCATTGTTAGAAACAGAATTGGAAGATTGTGGAGCAATTGGTGCTGCGATGTTACCAATGTCTAAATTAAAATAA